The following proteins come from a genomic window of Acidimicrobiales bacterium:
- a CDS encoding DUF5719 family protein: MNALRWPALIILPALLILVGVLDTRDRDEPDDAAAVEVVTVPVSGAPGDDGWSWYCPSGFVDPDGTTRLVLTNPTTSPSEVVLTVHTAVPNIAGTSNAQDPVVETLTVGAADSIDVELGPLATDRLPELDGLAEFAIAVLVETAEPEVVAEMVYSGPQRYSSVACTPSPADRWMLAAGTTQRGARHLLTLFNPFPDAAVVDVAFATDDGARRPDEFSNVVVGARSVLTLDIGMVVARREQVSTTVDVVSGRVVAGRIETWDGSEGLNGIELGLAARPALQWFFAAGSGPEGTTTSYVIYNPGERVAEVELEFQVDEAAALPVTPFPLTVPAGQRVVVVVNEGEPHPLPDSQVVSTAERLPEAVAHWAVVRSFNAQPVVVERVVTTATETTGVGVSTSLGTSLGATMIVVGNDASVAGPVPVIDVVNPSAATISRVSVSVILDGEILEVPSLSDVEVGPRRRAVIDLADHSVGQAEAFIVEATTPVIVETVRDGFVTRPGIPRSDTAVEPDLFSF; this comes from the coding sequence GTGAACGCCCTCCGTTGGCCGGCGCTGATCATCCTGCCGGCGCTGTTGATCCTCGTCGGTGTGCTCGACACCCGTGATCGCGACGAGCCCGACGACGCCGCGGCGGTCGAGGTGGTGACCGTCCCCGTCTCCGGTGCACCCGGTGACGACGGCTGGTCCTGGTACTGCCCCTCCGGTTTCGTGGACCCCGACGGGACGACGAGGCTGGTGCTCACGAACCCGACCACATCGCCGTCGGAGGTCGTGCTCACCGTGCACACGGCGGTCCCCAACATCGCAGGCACGTCCAACGCCCAGGACCCGGTCGTCGAGACACTCACCGTCGGTGCGGCCGACTCGATCGACGTCGAGCTCGGACCGCTCGCAACCGATCGTCTGCCCGAACTCGACGGTCTCGCGGAGTTCGCCATCGCCGTGCTCGTCGAGACGGCCGAGCCCGAAGTCGTCGCGGAGATGGTCTACAGCGGTCCGCAGCGTTACTCGTCGGTGGCGTGTACCCCCTCGCCGGCCGACAGGTGGATGCTGGCCGCGGGAACCACCCAGCGCGGGGCCCGGCACCTGCTCACACTGTTCAACCCGTTCCCTGACGCCGCTGTCGTCGACGTCGCCTTCGCCACCGACGACGGAGCCCGTCGGCCCGACGAGTTCTCCAACGTCGTCGTTGGGGCCCGCTCGGTGCTCACTCTCGACATCGGCATGGTCGTGGCCCGGCGCGAACAGGTGTCGACGACCGTGGATGTCGTCAGCGGGCGTGTCGTCGCCGGCAGGATCGAGACATGGGACGGCTCCGAGGGCCTCAACGGGATCGAGTTGGGTCTCGCAGCGCGGCCGGCCCTGCAGTGGTTCTTCGCGGCGGGCTCAGGTCCGGAGGGGACCACCACGAGCTATGTCATCTACAACCCGGGTGAGCGCGTCGCCGAGGTCGAGTTGGAGTTCCAGGTGGACGAGGCGGCCGCTCTCCCGGTCACGCCGTTCCCGCTGACCGTGCCCGCGGGTCAGCGCGTGGTCGTGGTGGTCAACGAGGGCGAACCGCACCCGTTGCCGGACAGCCAGGTCGTGTCGACGGCCGAACGGCTGCCCGAGGCCGTTGCGCACTGGGCTGTGGTGCGGTCGTTCAATGCGCAACCGGTGGTGGTCGAACGCGTCGTCACCACGGCGACGGAAACCACCGGGGTCGGCGTGTCCACATCGCTGGGTACATCGCTGGGAGCGACGATGATCGTCGTCGGCAACGACGCGTCCGTGGCGGGCCCGGTCCCTGTCATCGACGTGGTGAACCCCTCGGCGGCGACCATCAGTCGTGTCTCCGTCTCGGTGATCCTCGACGGCGAGATCCTCGAGGTCCCGTCACTGTCCGATGTCGAGGTCGGGCCGCGAAGGCGGGCGGTCATCGACCTCGCCGACCACTCGGTCGGTCAGGCCGAAGCCTTCATCGTGGAGGCGACGACGCCGGTGATCGTCGAGACGGTACGGGACGGCTTCGTGACACGTCCGGGGATACCCCGCAGCGACACCGCCGTGGAGCCCGACCTTTTCTCCTTCTGA
- a CDS encoding GDP-mannose 4,6-dehydratase, with amino-acid sequence MPHALITGVCGQDGSYLAEFLLERDYQVTGLTRRVPDRSEAGVLDDRVEVLIGDVAVEGVVADLVTAIRPDELYNLAAPSFVPSDDPIGVAEATALGAARILDAVARHHPRCRLYQASSSELFGHPAEVPQTETTPFRPRSPYGAAKLHAHWLTVIARDVHGLHASSGILYNHESPRRGLSFVTRRITNTAARIASGERITLTLGDLDARRDWGFAGDYVEAMWAMVSQSVPDDYVICTGTTHSVSDVCEVAFSRLGLDWRDHVARDPDLARGDQHDVLVGDPTKARERLGWSARMGFEELIETMVDADVERVAASRPANPSAP; translated from the coding sequence GTGCCCCACGCTCTCATCACGGGTGTCTGTGGCCAGGACGGCTCCTACCTCGCCGAGTTCCTCCTCGAACGGGACTACCAGGTCACCGGCCTGACCCGCCGTGTGCCCGACCGGTCGGAGGCGGGCGTCCTCGACGACCGGGTCGAGGTCCTGATCGGCGACGTCGCTGTCGAAGGCGTCGTCGCGGACCTCGTCACCGCCATCCGTCCCGACGAGCTCTACAACCTGGCCGCCCCGAGCTTCGTGCCCAGCGACGATCCGATCGGCGTCGCCGAGGCGACGGCACTCGGCGCGGCCAGGATCCTCGACGCCGTCGCGCGTCACCACCCGCGGTGTCGCCTGTACCAGGCGTCGTCGAGCGAGCTGTTCGGCCATCCCGCCGAGGTTCCCCAGACCGAGACGACCCCTTTCCGGCCACGCTCGCCCTACGGCGCGGCCAAGCTCCACGCACACTGGTTGACGGTGATCGCCCGTGACGTCCACGGGCTCCACGCCTCGTCGGGGATCCTCTACAACCACGAGAGCCCGCGCCGGGGCCTCTCGTTCGTGACGCGCCGGATAACGAACACCGCTGCCCGCATCGCCTCCGGGGAGCGCATCACGCTCACCCTCGGCGACCTCGACGCGCGTCGCGACTGGGGGTTCGCGGGCGACTACGTCGAGGCGATGTGGGCCATGGTCTCCCAGTCGGTGCCCGACGACTACGTGATCTGCACCGGAACGACGCACAGCGTCTCCGACGTCTGCGAGGTCGCCTTCTCCCGACTCGGCCTCGACTGGCGCGACCACGTCGCCCGGGACCCCGATCTCGCCCGGGGCGACCAGCACGACGTGCTCGTCGGCGACCCGACGAAGGCCCGTGAGCGGCTCGGCTGGAGCGCGCGGATGGGATTCGAGGAGCTGATCGAGACGATGGTCGACGCCGACGTCGAACGGGTCGCAGCGTCGCGCCCCGCCAACCCGTCGGCGCCGTGA
- the cofE gene encoding coenzyme F420-0:L-glutamate ligase, translating to MSIPELRVLAIEGIGEVTPGADIAALIVDALDVNGSRLEPGDVVVVTQKIVSKAEGRLVDVDPADPLSHKPVVERESRRILRRRGELIISETEQGFVCANAGVDLSNVALGQAALLPRDSDRSAGRIRAGLVEHYGLEVGVVVSDTFGRPWRRGVTDVAIGCAGVLAILDLRGTSDSLGRELMVTEVAVVDEIAAAADLVMGKARGVPVAIVRGVSDALGDGNVVRDLVRHPDEDLFR from the coding sequence ATGAGCATCCCCGAACTCCGTGTTCTCGCGATCGAGGGAATCGGAGAGGTGACCCCCGGCGCCGACATAGCGGCGCTGATCGTCGACGCCCTCGACGTGAACGGGTCACGGCTGGAACCCGGTGACGTCGTCGTCGTCACCCAGAAGATCGTGTCGAAGGCCGAGGGTCGTCTCGTCGACGTCGATCCGGCGGACCCGCTGTCACACAAGCCCGTGGTGGAACGTGAGTCCCGGCGGATACTGCGGCGCCGCGGTGAGTTGATCATCTCGGAGACCGAGCAGGGTTTCGTGTGCGCCAACGCCGGGGTGGACCTCTCCAACGTCGCGCTCGGACAGGCGGCGCTGCTGCCACGTGACTCGGACCGTTCCGCCGGACGGATCCGGGCCGGACTCGTCGAGCACTACGGGCTCGAGGTGGGGGTGGTCGTCTCCGACACCTTCGGGCGGCCGTGGCGCCGGGGAGTCACCGACGTCGCGATCGGTTGCGCCGGCGTCCTCGCGATTCTGGACCTGCGCGGCACCAGCGACTCGCTCGGCCGCGAACTCATGGTCACCGAGGTGGCAGTCGTCGACGAGATCGCCGCTGCAGCGGACCTGGTCATGGGCAAGGCCCGGGGAGTGCCCGTGGCGATCGTCAGAGGCGTCAGCGACGCACTGGGCGACGGCAACGTCGTAAGGGACCTCGTCCGCCATCCCGACGAGGACCTGTTCCGCTAG
- the cofD gene encoding 2-phospho-L-lactate transferase produces the protein MTRVCVICGGVGAARMLNALRAVVDPASITAIVNTGDDVILHGLHISPDLDTITYTLAGEIDPGRGWGLRDESWQAMATLGRLGGIDWFNLGDRDLGTHLYRTQRLAEGATLSQVSREIATGYSVDVDIRPVTDDPVRTRVTLASGGEVGFQEYFVRLAHDVAVAGVHFAGAADATPAPGVLEAIATADVVVLAPSNPVVSVAPVLAVPGIAAALAARRDTVVGVSPIIGGRALKGPADRLLRELGHEATAVGVARFHRDVAGTMVIDTVDADLAPRIEELGVRVVVTESVMSTPERAATLAHSVLGAAR, from the coding sequence GTGACACGCGTGTGCGTCATCTGTGGCGGAGTGGGAGCCGCGCGGATGCTGAACGCTCTGCGCGCCGTGGTGGATCCCGCCTCGATCACCGCCATCGTCAACACCGGCGACGACGTCATCCTCCACGGGCTGCACATCTCCCCCGACCTCGACACGATCACCTACACGTTGGCGGGCGAGATCGACCCCGGACGCGGCTGGGGCCTGCGCGACGAGTCGTGGCAGGCGATGGCAACGCTCGGTCGCCTCGGCGGCATCGACTGGTTCAACCTCGGTGACCGGGACCTCGGCACCCACCTGTACCGCACGCAGCGCCTCGCCGAAGGGGCGACCCTGTCGCAGGTGTCGCGGGAGATCGCCACCGGGTACAGCGTGGACGTCGACATCCGACCCGTCACCGACGACCCCGTCCGCACACGTGTGACGCTGGCGTCCGGCGGCGAGGTCGGCTTCCAGGAGTACTTCGTCCGCCTCGCCCACGACGTCGCCGTCGCCGGCGTGCACTTCGCCGGTGCGGCCGATGCGACACCCGCCCCCGGAGTGCTCGAGGCGATCGCCACGGCCGACGTGGTCGTACTGGCACCCTCGAACCCGGTGGTCTCGGTCGCCCCCGTCCTTGCGGTCCCCGGCATCGCCGCGGCTCTCGCGGCGCGGCGCGACACCGTGGTCGGCGTGTCGCCGATCATCGGGGGACGGGCGCTGAAGGGCCCCGCCGACCGACTCCTGAGAGAACTCGGCCACGAGGCCACGGCAGTCGGCGTTGCCCGCTTCCACCGCGACGTGGCCGGGACCATGGTCATCGACACCGTCGACGCCGACCTCGCACCCCGCATCGAGGAACTGGGCGTCCGGGTCGTCGTGACCGAAAGCGTCATGTCCACCCCCGAGCGGGCCGCCACACTCGCCCACTCCGTCCTCGGAGCCGCCCGATGA
- a CDS encoding glycosyltransferase family 2 protein yields the protein MESPGRLLPTTGQTPVDRPAAPSVRVVVVAHDPGEWFEDSLASIAAQDYPRLSVSVVASGAAGADDAFGARVHRVVADAEIVPLLADRGFSPAANAAIGGASGAFLLICHDDVALAPDAVRLLVEEAVRSNAAVVGPKLVDWDDPRRILQVGLGADKTGAESPHAERGELDQEQHDAVRDVFAVPSACMLVRRDLFEALGGFDEVMSFHGEDLDLCWRAHVAGARVMLVPDAVVRHREALATRRDTADAQRLRRRHEVRMVLSNYGFVHSLMVIPQAILFALAEIVVACGSLRFGRAREIASAWVWNFGHFAGIVGRRRSLAPLRLLPDGEVRHLQVRGFARLSAFFRERSLDDIDRGGVVERGRELARQARSGPMRVSLLTWALVLVVFFFGSRHLVTRGIPVVGDLAPFGDGLGDLYSGWFDSLRTTGLGSDGWAPPGFAVLSLAGTFAFGQLGLLRTVLVLGAIPVGGLGVSQLLRPFSSRAVALVGVITYLVIPLPYNALANGSWTALILYGAAPWVLARLASAEALPPFGLVERGTARGHVVVLGLVVGAVGALAPELVLLVGFMMVAMALGSLVAGTTPHAGRLLAAGVGGVVLALVLELPWVLDLIGGDRSWTPLLGARSTAAGELGAGELMRFAIGPLDPGVAGWALLGAASLSVVLARDWRLVWAVRGWTLYVGAVSLTWVGQQGWFTQSIPRAEVLLVPGAVGLALAVGMGMASFQFDLHQYGFGWRQLIPAAAAAALVVAAVPVLGASFDGRWDMPRGDFTTSLAGLADDAADDSFRTLWIGDADVLGLGAWPLDDETAFAVAPGAQPAVTARWPGQLDDATAAVADVLDASVARGTDRLGRLLAPMGIRYVVVVERLAPAPFGAIERPVDPLLVERLAEQLDLERLDTREGLVVFRNAEPAALTLAVESGRLDGTTDPFDANTIRIDPEALVFGPGADGRVSATVGSDRDVFVSSAAGDWQVSIDGASVDGASAYGWAEVFDTSATGGIVDVERSTPTSHRLILVAQILLWLVVAAYGLRELARPVRAAA from the coding sequence GTGGAATCTCCAGGTCGTCTCCTCCCGACGACCGGGCAGACCCCGGTGGATCGTCCGGCGGCCCCTTCGGTGCGCGTCGTCGTCGTGGCCCATGACCCCGGTGAGTGGTTCGAGGACAGCCTGGCGTCGATCGCCGCGCAGGACTACCCACGTCTGTCCGTGTCGGTCGTCGCGTCCGGCGCTGCCGGCGCCGACGACGCATTCGGCGCGCGCGTCCACCGGGTGGTGGCCGATGCCGAGATCGTGCCGCTTCTCGCCGACCGGGGCTTCTCGCCTGCGGCGAATGCTGCGATCGGTGGCGCGAGCGGCGCGTTCCTGCTGATCTGTCACGACGACGTGGCGCTGGCTCCCGACGCCGTGCGCCTCCTGGTGGAGGAGGCGGTCCGTTCGAACGCCGCCGTCGTCGGCCCGAAGCTCGTGGACTGGGACGATCCGCGCAGGATCCTCCAGGTCGGGCTCGGTGCCGACAAGACGGGTGCGGAGTCACCTCACGCCGAACGTGGCGAACTGGACCAGGAACAACATGACGCCGTGCGTGACGTGTTCGCCGTGCCGAGCGCGTGCATGCTCGTGCGCCGGGACCTCTTCGAGGCTCTCGGTGGCTTCGACGAGGTGATGTCGTTCCACGGCGAGGACCTCGACCTGTGCTGGCGGGCCCATGTCGCGGGTGCCCGGGTGATGCTCGTGCCCGATGCCGTCGTACGCCACCGCGAAGCGCTCGCCACGCGTCGCGACACCGCCGACGCGCAACGCCTGCGACGGCGTCACGAAGTCCGGATGGTCCTGTCGAACTACGGCTTCGTGCACTCCCTGATGGTCATCCCCCAGGCGATCCTGTTCGCCCTCGCGGAGATCGTCGTCGCCTGTGGCTCGCTGCGATTCGGGCGGGCACGCGAGATCGCGTCGGCATGGGTGTGGAACTTCGGACACTTCGCCGGGATCGTCGGTCGTCGTCGTTCGCTCGCCCCGTTGCGACTCCTCCCCGACGGTGAGGTCAGGCACCTGCAGGTGCGCGGTTTCGCACGGCTCAGCGCCTTCTTCCGGGAACGCAGCCTCGACGACATCGACCGCGGTGGCGTCGTCGAACGTGGACGCGAGCTGGCTCGCCAGGCGCGTTCGGGACCGATGCGGGTGTCGCTGCTCACCTGGGCCCTCGTCCTCGTCGTGTTCTTCTTCGGGTCTCGTCACCTCGTCACGAGGGGCATCCCGGTGGTGGGGGACCTGGCCCCGTTCGGTGACGGGCTCGGCGACCTCTACAGCGGCTGGTTCGACTCGCTGAGGACGACGGGCCTGGGCTCCGACGGCTGGGCGCCACCCGGGTTCGCCGTGCTCTCACTGGCGGGGACATTCGCCTTCGGTCAACTCGGCCTGTTGCGGACCGTCCTCGTTCTGGGGGCCATCCCCGTTGGTGGGCTCGGCGTGTCACAGCTGCTGAGGCCGTTCTCGAGTCGGGCCGTGGCACTGGTGGGCGTCATCACCTACCTCGTCATCCCGCTGCCGTACAACGCCCTCGCCAACGGATCCTGGACGGCACTGATCCTGTACGGCGCAGCGCCGTGGGTCCTCGCCCGCCTCGCATCGGCTGAGGCTCTGCCACCGTTCGGACTCGTCGAGCGGGGGACCGCCCGGGGCCATGTCGTCGTTCTCGGCCTCGTCGTCGGCGCGGTCGGGGCGTTGGCGCCCGAGCTCGTACTCCTCGTCGGCTTCATGATGGTGGCCATGGCACTGGGGTCTCTGGTCGCCGGCACGACGCCGCATGCCGGCCGTCTCCTCGCCGCCGGAGTCGGTGGGGTCGTGTTGGCGCTCGTCCTGGAGCTGCCGTGGGTCCTCGACCTCATCGGTGGCGACCGGTCCTGGACGCCGCTGCTCGGGGCGCGGTCCACCGCCGCGGGGGAACTCGGCGCAGGCGAGCTGATGCGGTTCGCGATCGGTCCCCTCGACCCCGGTGTGGCCGGATGGGCCCTGCTCGGAGCGGCTTCCCTGTCGGTCGTATTGGCCCGTGACTGGCGTCTCGTGTGGGCCGTGCGTGGTTGGACGCTCTACGTCGGCGCCGTGTCTCTGACGTGGGTGGGTCAACAGGGTTGGTTCACCCAGTCGATCCCCCGTGCCGAGGTCCTCCTGGTGCCCGGTGCCGTCGGGCTCGCACTCGCCGTGGGAATGGGAATGGCGAGCTTCCAGTTCGATCTGCACCAGTACGGGTTCGGTTGGCGCCAACTCATCCCCGCAGCGGCCGCGGCTGCGCTCGTGGTGGCGGCGGTGCCCGTGCTCGGCGCCAGCTTCGACGGACGCTGGGACATGCCCCGCGGGGATTTCACGACCTCGCTCGCCGGGCTGGCCGACGATGCCGCCGACGACTCGTTCCGCACCCTGTGGATCGGCGACGCCGACGTGCTCGGGCTCGGTGCGTGGCCGCTGGACGACGAGACCGCCTTCGCCGTGGCACCCGGTGCCCAGCCCGCGGTCACCGCGCGCTGGCCGGGACAACTCGACGACGCGACCGCAGCGGTCGCCGACGTTCTGGACGCGTCAGTCGCCCGGGGGACCGATCGTCTCGGACGGCTGTTGGCTCCGATGGGCATCCGCTACGTGGTGGTCGTCGAGCGTCTGGCGCCAGCGCCATTCGGCGCCATCGAACGACCGGTGGACCCTCTCCTGGTGGAGCGACTCGCCGAGCAACTCGACCTCGAGCGCCTGGACACCCGCGAGGGCCTCGTGGTGTTCCGCAATGCCGAGCCGGCGGCCCTCACGCTGGCCGTGGAGAGCGGGCGACTCGACGGCACCACCGACCCCTTCGACGCGAACACGATCCGGATCGACCCCGAGGCCCTCGTGTTCGGACCCGGCGCCGACGGCCGGGTCAGCGCGACGGTCGGTTCCGACCGGGACGTCTTCGTCTCCAGTGCGGCAGGGGACTGGCAGGTCAGCATCGACGGGGCGTCCGTGGACGGCGCCTCCGCATACGGATGGGCCGAGGTGTTCGACACCTCCGCGACGGGAGGCATCGTCGACGTCGAGCGGTCCACGCCGACGTCGCACCGCCTGATCCTCGTGGCTCAGATCCTCCTGTGGCTCGTGGTCGCGGCCTACGGCCTGCGTGAGCTCGCCCGACCGGTGAGGGCGGCTGCGTGA
- a CDS encoding NDP-sugar synthase: MRAVVLVGGFGTRLRPLTATRPKQMLPVVDRPMLEHVVGRLAEHGVDSVVLSLGYRPDAFSEAYPDGRCAGVDLHYAVEPEPLDTAGAIAFAARSAGLDDTFVALNGDVLTDIDIGRLIDLHHERGAEATIALTPVEDPSRFGVVPIDARGRVEAFIEKPPTGTAPSNWINAGTYVLEPGFVDRIAPGRRVSVERDTFPALVADGSLYAMGFDDYWIDAGTPEAYLDANLDLVSGRRRASQPFGDLAVAPSAVVHPDATVRCSVIGPGVTVAAGARIVDSVVGRDSTIGGGAGVTRSLIGVGTDVLDGATVSDLSVVGDGQVVRGDVNGERIPEPR, encoded by the coding sequence ATGAGGGCGGTGGTGCTCGTCGGCGGGTTCGGGACCCGTCTGCGACCCCTGACGGCCACCCGGCCCAAGCAGATGCTCCCCGTCGTGGACCGTCCGATGCTCGAACACGTCGTCGGGCGCCTCGCCGAACACGGTGTCGACAGCGTCGTCCTCTCACTGGGCTACAGGCCCGACGCCTTCTCCGAGGCGTACCCCGACGGCCGGTGTGCGGGTGTGGACCTGCACTACGCGGTCGAGCCGGAACCCCTGGACACGGCGGGCGCGATCGCCTTCGCCGCCCGCTCGGCCGGCCTGGACGACACCTTTGTCGCCCTCAACGGGGACGTTCTGACCGACATCGACATCGGACGCCTGATCGACCTCCACCATGAGCGGGGCGCTGAGGCCACCATCGCTCTCACGCCCGTGGAGGACCCGTCCCGTTTCGGCGTCGTTCCGATCGATGCGCGTGGTCGGGTCGAGGCGTTCATCGAGAAGCCGCCGACCGGAACGGCTCCGTCGAACTGGATCAATGCCGGCACCTACGTCCTCGAACCCGGCTTCGTCGACCGGATCGCGCCCGGCCGCAGGGTCTCGGTGGAACGCGACACGTTCCCGGCGCTCGTCGCCGACGGTTCTCTCTACGCGATGGGGTTCGACGACTACTGGATCGATGCCGGGACACCGGAGGCCTATCTCGACGCCAATCTGGATCTCGTTTCGGGCAGGAGGCGGGCTTCGCAGCCCTTCGGGGATCTGGCCGTGGCCCCCTCGGCGGTCGTCCACCCCGACGCCACGGTGCGGTGCTCGGTCATCGGTCCCGGCGTCACCGTCGCAGCGGGTGCGCGCATCGTGGATTCGGTTGTCGGGCGTGACTCGACCATCGGCGGCGGTGCGGGCGTGACCCGTTCGCTGATCGGGGTCGGAACCGACGTACTCGACGGCGCCACGGTGAGCGACCTCAGTGTCGTCGGCGACGGTCAGGTCGTACGCGGCGATGTGAACGGTGAACGGATCCCCGAACCGCGCTGA
- a CDS encoding thioredoxin family protein, whose product MALAARRRAASNTSPAPTGTVPTHIRRRDLGVGPQGWLLVTFTSADCSSCERVRERVEALASADVIVHDVEYGAEPDLHRRYGIDAVPLTVLVDREGRVGVAVLGPLSDEHEAELRSHVAQDH is encoded by the coding sequence GTGGCCCTCGCCGCACGACGCCGTGCCGCATCGAACACCTCCCCGGCTCCGACGGGAACGGTCCCGACCCACATCCGCCGTCGGGACCTCGGCGTCGGTCCGCAGGGCTGGCTGCTGGTGACCTTCACCTCGGCGGACTGCTCGTCGTGCGAAAGGGTCCGTGAGCGCGTCGAGGCGCTGGCCTCCGCCGATGTGATCGTCCACGACGTCGAGTACGGCGCCGAGCCCGACCTGCACCGCCGCTACGGCATCGACGCCGTCCCACTCACGGTCCTCGTCGACCGGGAGGGCCGCGTCGGCGTTGCCGTTCTCGGACCGCTCAGCGACGAACACGAGGCCGAACTCCGCTCTCACGTCGCCCAGGATCACTGA